The Gavia stellata isolate bGavSte3 chromosome 1, bGavSte3.hap2, whole genome shotgun sequence genome has a segment encoding these proteins:
- the LOC104262474 gene encoding cystatin-B, with the protein MLCGGTSAARPATDETQKIAEEVKPQLEEKEGKTFDVFTAVEFKTQVVAGTNYFIKVHVGNDEFVHLRVFRSLPHENKPLSLHSYQSSKTKHDELAFF; encoded by the exons ATGTTGTGCGGGGGCACCtcggcggcccggcccgccaCCGACGAGACGCAGAAGATCGCGGAGGAG GTGAAACCTCagctagaagaaaaagaagggaaaacatttGACGTCTTCACTGCAGTGGAGTTTAAAACTCAGGTGGTTGCTGGAACAAACTACTTCATCAAG GTCCATGTTGGCAATGATGAGTTCGTGCACCTGCGGGTGTTCAGAAGCCTTCCTCACGAGAATAAGCCGCTGAGTCTCCACAGTTACCAGAGCAGCAAGACTAAGCATGATGAACTGGCTTTTTTCTAG